A window of Trichocoleus sp. FACHB-46 genomic DNA:
AGCGTTGTGATCAGCACCCGTTCCTGAAGCTGGACCCGCTCTTGAATTTCGCCAAACAAATCATCGATTTGACCTGTAGTGGGACGGACGAAAATTTCCGGGTCAAGCACTGCGGTAGGCCGAATCACCTGCTCCACCACTCGACCGTCCGAAATTTCCATCTCCCAGTCTCCGGGAGTAGCAGAAACAAAAATGCACTGTTTTGCCTTGCCCCAAAACTCCTCAGACTTCAGGGGGCGGTTGTCGGCGGCACTGGGTAAACGAAATCCGTGCTCAATTAGCACTTGTTTGCGGGCTTGGTCACCATTGTACATACCCCGAATCTGCGGCACAGTGACGTGAGATTCATCAACGACCAAGAGCCAATCTTGGGGGAAATAGTCGATTAAGCATTCGGGGGGATCTCCCGCTTGCCGCCCAGCGAGATGGCGCGAGTAGTTTTCCACACCGTTGCAGTAACCGACTTCTCGCAGCAACTCCAAGTCGTAGCGGGTGCGCTGCTCTAGGCGTTGGGCTTCTAGGAGCTTGTTGTTTTGCTCTAAAATTTCCAGGCGATCGCGCAGCTCTTGTTCGATGGCGTTGCAGGCTCCCTCTAAGCGGTCTTCGGGAGTAACGAAGTGACGGGCAGGGTAAATATTCACCCCCTCCATGCTTTGCAGCGTTACGCCAGTTACGGGATCGATGTAGCGAATCGCGTCGATCTCATCACCAAAAAACTCTACTCGAATGATGCGGTCTTCATAAGCTGGGCCAATTTCTAGCACATCCCCTTTGACTCGGAAGCGACCGCGCCCCATCTCTAAGTCGTTGCGAGAATACTGCACAGAAGCTAAATCGCGCAGAATTTGGCGTTGGTCGGCTTCCATCCCCACGCGCAGTGGCACAGCCGCATTCAGATATTCGGAGGGAATGCCTAAGCCATAGATGCAGCTAATAGAAGCGACCACAATCACATCGCGCCGTTCGAACAGCGATCGCGTGGCTGAGTGCCGCAGCATATCAATCTCTTCGTTGATCGAAGCTGTCTTTTCAATGTAAGTATCGGTCACCGGAATATAAGCTTCCGGTTGATAGTAGTCGTAATAACTAATGAAATACTCGACGGCGTTGTTAGGAAAAAACTCTCGCAACTCGTTGCAAAGTTGGGCGGCTAGGGTTTTGTTATGAGCCAAGACTAAAGTGGGCTTCCCCACGTTTTCAATCACCGAAGCGATCGTAAATGTTTTGCCAGTACCCGTTGCCCCTAGCAAAGTCTGGAAGCGTTCACCTGACTGCACACTCTGAGTCAGTTGCTGGATCGCCTTAGGTTGATCGCCAGTGGGTTGAAAAGGGGCTTGAATCTGGAATTGCGCCATAATCTCGACTCAATAAAAGCACAAAGTTGCTAGAGTTTCGGCTCTTGCGCCTAGTGACTTGAGAGCAATCTGGGGTCGCTCGGAGTCAACTAGCCACTCCTCTAGTGTAGCGATCTTAAGTAGTACATTTGGTCGCCTAGAACACGGTGAAATTCGCGATCGCCCGTTGAAATCACAATGAAACCAGCTAAAGCAACCCAGGATATCTCAACACTTCAATCTGAACTGCGAATTACAACCATTAGTAACCCTCAATATAACTGTAGCGGATAGAACTGTGAGCTGAGGACTGATTAGAATCTAGGTCTTTACATTGAACAGTCAAATATCTAACTAGTAAATCAATTAGTGATTGGGCACAATCCTAAGAAACTCTTGAGACAGCCAAAGATAGGGCAACATTTTTTACCTTTCTCAGCTCACATTTACTGAATTAACAATTAAATTCAAGAGATTAATAAATAAGAAATTTCTTAATTCACAAACCGTAGTTCTTAAAGGCTAAATCAAAAGGCGCAATCCAGAGTAAGGCTAATGCAACTTCTGACAGATGGCTCAGATCGTAGTTGTCGCTACATTAGGAATTGTCAAGTGGAATAGATCTTCGCTTTTCAACTTGATATTTGAATTTAGAGTTTTGAAAATTACGGAGTACATAAAATGAGTGCAGAAGATAGAGCTAAAGCAGCTGGCAAAAATATTGAAGGCAAAGCTCAAGAAGCTTGGGGAAATATAACGGGCGATCCTAAAGACCAAGCAGAAGGACAAGCCAAGCAAGTTGAGTCTCAAGCTCAGCACGCTAAAGAAGACATCAAAGATAACATCAAGAAAGCAATTGACTAGTCATAGCTAGTTCTAATGTGAGCGCTGGGTAGCTTGCGAGCTACCCAGATTACCTGGGTACTTATATTTCTTGAGTTTTCTGCATTTGAGTTAGTTACGAGTAATTACAAAACCGCTATTAGCTCCGAAGGTCTCACCTGTTTTCAAAAAATACTGTTTTTAACTAACTCAAATCTAGTTGCCATCTGTAGTAGACTCACCATTTGCTAAACAACTTCCAAACCCTACTTTTAAAAGTGGGAAGTTATAGCAATTCAAATGATTAATTAATTTTGCGAGGATACCTTTCGTGAATTTACTTCAACATAGTCGTAAGTTTTTCACGGCTTTAGCTTTGGTTTTGGTACTTACCATTACAACCGCTTGTGGTGGGCCATCCTCAGCCACTCAAGCGGTGAACCAGCCGACTCAAATTGAGAATCGTTCAGGTTATAGCCAACTGGAACGAGGTAACACAGCTGCAGGTGGCAACTTTGCTAACTGGGTTGTGCAGACAGCTCATGGTTTAGTGCAGGATGCTTATGTTCGGGATAACAACAAGCTGGGAGTAGTAATTTCCAAGCAAGTTAAGCCTAACGAAGTGCGGCCCTTAGCCAAGTCTTTGGTACAAGGCTTCCGGCAGAGTGCGCCTAACCGTGATCTGACGGTCTTGATGTATGCCCCTGACAAACAGTTGATTTTGACTGCTCGCTACGATTCTGGCTCTAAGCAAGTTGAGTATCAGTAAGGTGTAGACCAACAAGGCGTAGACCAGCGATCGCTATTCTACCGAGCAGCTTTCAATTTCAAATAGCTTTTTTTATAACTTCAGATGTTGCCAAAACTCTGATGATTAGTAGGAGATTAATACTGTGACTAGCAGCGAAGATTACAAGCGTCAAATTATGAATGATTTGGCTCATGGCAGCACCGAGCAACTCGACGATAACTCGTCTCTAGAGAACTATCAAAGTTTTGACGATTTTGCTCAGCGTTCTTCTAAAGATGAGCGCCGTCATTTGTTTGGTCGTTCCTTCCATCCAGAGAAGATCCCTTCTGCTCAAATGGAGCCTGAGCTACAGAAAGCGATCGCCCAAATCAAGCCTAATGAGCGGGATGATGTAGCTCGTGAGTTTTTCAAGCACTTCAAAGAACGTGGGTTGAGCGATCGCGATTTGGAGCGGCAGCTGAGTCTCTCTACTCATCACCCCAGCCGCATGAATGCAGATGATGTGACCAAGCTAGCAAGCTTTGCTTAT
This region includes:
- the uvrB gene encoding excinuclease ABC subunit UvrB, whose protein sequence is MAQFQIQAPFQPTGDQPKAIQQLTQSVQSGERFQTLLGATGTGKTFTIASVIENVGKPTLVLAHNKTLAAQLCNELREFFPNNAVEYFISYYDYYQPEAYIPVTDTYIEKTASINEEIDMLRHSATRSLFERRDVIVVASISCIYGLGIPSEYLNAAVPLRVGMEADQRQILRDLASVQYSRNDLEMGRGRFRVKGDVLEIGPAYEDRIIRVEFFGDEIDAIRYIDPVTGVTLQSMEGVNIYPARHFVTPEDRLEGACNAIEQELRDRLEILEQNNKLLEAQRLEQRTRYDLELLREVGYCNGVENYSRHLAGRQAGDPPECLIDYFPQDWLLVVDESHVTVPQIRGMYNGDQARKQVLIEHGFRLPSAADNRPLKSEEFWGKAKQCIFVSATPGDWEMEISDGRVVEQVIRPTAVLDPEIFVRPTTGQIDDLFGEIQERVQLQERVLITTLTKRMAEDLTEYLQERSVRVRYLHSEIHSIERIEILQDLREGTFDVLIGVNLLREGLDLPEVSLVAILDADKEGFLRAARSLIQTIGRAARHIRGQAILYADNLTDSMAKAISETERRRAVQMEYNTKHGLTPQPIIKKSSNAILSFLEVSRRLNAQELDQVYEQASDLPLENIPQLIGQLEAQMKEASKKLEFEEAAKYRDRIKHLRDKLLGH
- a CDS encoding CsbD family protein codes for the protein MSAEDRAKAAGKNIEGKAQEAWGNITGDPKDQAEGQAKQVESQAQHAKEDIKDNIKKAID